Proteins from a single region of Parasedimentitalea psychrophila:
- a CDS encoding P-II family nitrogen regulator: protein MKKIEAIIKPFKLDEVKEALQDVGVQGLSVIEVKGFGRQKGHTELYRGAEYVVDFLPKVKVEIVLDDDQVDAAIEAIVDAAKTDKIGDGKIFVSTVEQAIRIRTGETGSDAL, encoded by the coding sequence ATGAAAAAGATCGAAGCCATCATCAAGCCGTTCAAACTGGACGAGGTGAAGGAAGCGTTGCAAGACGTCGGTGTACAGGGGCTCTCGGTCATCGAGGTCAAGGGTTTTGGCCGTCAGAAAGGCCACACAGAATTATACCGCGGCGCCGAATATGTGGTGGATTTTCTGCCCAAGGTGAAGGTCGAGATCGTGCTGGACGACGATCAGGTCGACGCCGCGATCGAAGCCATCGTTGACGCCGCCAAGACCGACAAGATCGGCGACGGCAAGATCTTTGTCTCGACCGTCGAGCAAGCCATTCGCATTCGGACCGGCGAGACCGGCTCGGACGCGCTGTAA
- a CDS encoding Hsp70 family protein has translation MPAPNTLGIDFGTSNSAAGIAVAGRPWLVELEPGQTTLPTAVFFEEQPRRMRIGASATQALIAGEEGRFMRALKSLLGTPLLREERRLNGERINFIEIIARFLREIKTRAEAATYQEFTHALSGRPVRFHSRDDTRNAQAETDLRDCYLAAGFQDVRFMYEPEAAARATVPDKGLGLIVDIGGGTSDFSLFRQQDSGETEILASYGLRIGGTDFDRRLSIDHVMPLLGRGSAIRNAFGLGTLPAPARIFNDLATWQMIPFLYAADSRHKAQDLASNATEPTKLARLVTVLEDELGHDIAFAVERGKIQSNQPDHPAPRIDLKDLERGLMVPLTEAMVQNALATQVDEIAAGAAETLALAGVRADQVDRVVLVGGSSLMTVIEHRMSQLCPEARIHRENAMTAVADGLALSAATAFD, from the coding sequence ATGCCCGCCCCAAATACCCTAGGCATAGACTTTGGCACCTCCAATTCCGCCGCAGGGATTGCCGTTGCGGGCCGCCCCTGGCTGGTGGAGCTGGAGCCCGGCCAGACCACCCTGCCGACGGCTGTTTTCTTTGAGGAACAGCCGCGCCGGATGCGGATTGGCGCCAGCGCTACCCAGGCCCTGATCGCGGGCGAGGAAGGCCGCTTCATGCGGGCTCTCAAAAGCCTGCTGGGAACGCCGCTGTTGCGGGAGGAGCGGCGGCTGAACGGTGAACGCATCAATTTCATCGAAATCATCGCCCGCTTTCTGCGGGAAATAAAAACCCGGGCCGAGGCCGCCACCTATCAGGAATTCACCCATGCGCTGTCGGGCCGTCCGGTGCGGTTTCACAGCCGGGATGACACCCGCAACGCCCAGGCCGAAACGGATCTGCGTGACTGCTATCTGGCGGCAGGGTTTCAGGACGTACGCTTCATGTATGAACCCGAAGCCGCCGCCCGTGCAACCGTTCCGGATAAGGGGCTTGGCCTGATCGTCGATATCGGCGGCGGCACCTCGGATTTTTCACTGTTTCGTCAACAAGACTCCGGTGAGACCGAGATTCTGGCCAGCTACGGTCTGCGCATCGGCGGCACCGATTTTGACCGCCGCCTGAGCATCGATCATGTGATGCCGCTGCTGGGGCGTGGCAGTGCCATCCGCAATGCCTTTGGCCTGGGCACCCTGCCCGCCCCCGCCAGGATCTTCAACGATCTGGCCACCTGGCAAATGATCCCTTTCCTCTATGCTGCCGATAGTCGCCACAAGGCGCAGGATCTGGCCAGCAATGCCACCGAGCCCACAAAACTGGCGCGACTGGTCACGGTGCTGGAAGACGAGTTGGGCCACGACATTGCCTTTGCGGTTGAACGCGGGAAAATCCAAAGCAACCAGCCCGACCACCCGGCGCCGCGCATTGATCTAAAGGACCTGGAGCGCGGCCTGATGGTGCCCTTGACTGAGGCCATGGTACAGAACGCACTGGCAACCCAGGTGGACGAGATCGCCGCTGGCGCGGCTGAAACCCTGGCTCTGGCAGGGGTTCGCGCGGATCAGGTCGACAGGGTTGTTCTGGTCGGCGGCTCGTCGCTGATGACAGTGATCGAACACAGGATGTCTCAGCTTTGCCCGGAGGCCAGAATCCACCGGGAAAATGCGATGACGGCCGTCGCCGACGGTCTGGCACTGTCTGCTGCGACCGCCTTTGACTAA
- the purB gene encoding adenylosuccinate lyase, with protein MIPRYSRPDMVAIWSPETKFRIWYEIEAHACEAMANIGVIPRENADAVWKAKDVEFDVARIDEIEAVTKHDVIAFLTHLAEHVGSDEARFVHQGMTSSDVLDTCFNVQLVRSADILIKDMDGLLAALKKRAIEHKDTVRVGRSHGIHAEPTTMGLTFARFYAEMDRNLARLKLARAEISTGAISGAVGTFANIDPAIEEHVCAELGLSPEPISTQVIPRDRHAMFFATLGVIASSIENVATEIRHMQRTEVLEGAEFFSSGQKGSSAMPHKKNPILTENLTGLARLVRSAVVPAMENVTLWHERDISHSSVERAIGPDSCITLDFALARLTGVVDKMLIYPQNMLDNMNKFPGLVMSQRVLLALTQAGVSREDAYSMVQRNAMKVWEERLDFRDLLLADVEVVAALGEDGVNEKFDMGYHTKHVDTIFARVFGA; from the coding sequence ATGATCCCTCGCTACTCCCGCCCCGACATGGTTGCCATCTGGTCTCCGGAAACCAAATTCCGCATCTGGTACGAGATCGAGGCGCATGCCTGCGAAGCCATGGCCAATATTGGCGTCATCCCGCGCGAGAATGCCGATGCGGTATGGAAGGCTAAGGACGTTGAATTCGACGTCGCCCGCATTGACGAAATCGAAGCCGTCACTAAACACGACGTCATCGCGTTCCTCACCCATCTGGCCGAACATGTCGGCAGCGACGAGGCCCGCTTTGTGCATCAGGGCATGACCTCCTCGGATGTGCTGGACACCTGTTTCAACGTGCAGCTAGTGCGCTCCGCCGATATCCTGATCAAGGACATGGACGGGTTGCTGGCCGCGCTGAAAAAGCGCGCGATTGAGCACAAGGACACCGTTCGCGTTGGCCGCTCCCACGGCATCCACGCGGAACCCACCACCATGGGCCTGACATTCGCCCGCTTCTATGCGGAAATGGACCGGAACCTGGCCCGCCTGAAACTGGCCCGCGCTGAAATCTCTACCGGAGCCATCTCTGGCGCGGTTGGCACATTCGCCAATATCGACCCTGCCATCGAAGAGCACGTCTGCGCCGAGCTGGGTCTCTCCCCTGAGCCGATCTCGACCCAGGTGATCCCGCGCGACCGTCACGCGATGTTCTTTGCCACCCTTGGCGTGATTGCCTCCTCGATCGAAAACGTCGCCACTGAAATCCGCCACATGCAGCGCACCGAAGTGCTGGAAGGTGCGGAATTCTTCTCGTCGGGCCAAAAAGGCTCCTCGGCGATGCCCCACAAGAAAAATCCAATTCTGACAGAAAACCTCACCGGTCTGGCCCGTCTGGTCCGCTCGGCTGTGGTGCCGGCGATGGAAAATGTGACCCTCTGGCACGAGCGCGATATTTCCCACTCCTCTGTTGAACGCGCCATTGGCCCCGACTCCTGCATCACCCTGGATTTCGCCCTGGCCCGCCTGACCGGCGTGGTCGACAAGATGCTGATCTACCCCCAGAACATGCTGGACAACATGAACAAATTCCCCGGTCTGGTGATGAGCCAGCGGGTGCTTCTGGCCCTGACACAGGCCGGAGTATCGCGCGAGGATGCCTATTCCATGGTGCAGCGCAATGCCATGAAGGTCTGGGAAGAGCGTCTCGACTTCCGTGATCTGCTGCTGGCGGATGTCGAAGTGGTTGCGGCCCTTGGCGAAGACGGGGTCAACGAAAAATTCGACATGGGGTATCACACCAAACACGTCGATACGATCTTTGCCCGGGTCTTTGGTGCTTAA
- a CDS encoding tetratricopeptide repeat protein, whose product MRTLLILLMCLPGYSFAASGGGKGVPTPTQTTKSCWGVRVWDDKEKRCVRPKQSSLDSDQLYGAVRELAYAGRFQDAQGVLRAMVDQSDDRVLTYWGFTHRKLGNIALANAFYNQAIALNPNNILARSYMGQGFVEDGRPAQALAQWRQIRARGGIGTWAELSLRAALETGQGFSY is encoded by the coding sequence ATGCGTACGCTGCTAATTTTGCTCATGTGTTTGCCCGGCTATTCCTTTGCTGCAAGCGGTGGCGGCAAGGGCGTCCCAACCCCCACTCAAACCACCAAATCCTGTTGGGGTGTGCGGGTCTGGGATGACAAGGAAAAGCGCTGCGTGCGGCCCAAGCAATCGTCGCTGGATAGCGACCAGCTGTACGGTGCGGTGCGCGAGCTGGCCTATGCCGGCCGATTTCAGGACGCCCAGGGTGTGTTGCGGGCCATGGTAGATCAAAGCGATGACCGGGTGCTGACCTATTGGGGCTTCACCCATCGCAAGCTGGGCAACATCGCGCTGGCAAACGCGTTTTACAACCAGGCCATCGCGCTGAATCCCAACAACATTTTGGCCCGCTCTTATATGGGGCAAGGCTTTGTCGAAGACGGCCGCCCGGCGCAGGCGCTGGCCCAGTGGCGGCAGATCCGGGCCCGGGGTGGCATTGGAACCTGGGCCGAGCTCTCTCTGCGCGCGGCCCTGGAAACGGGTCAGGGTTTCAGCTACTGA
- a CDS encoding tetratricopeptide repeat-containing sulfotransferase family protein: MTLFTDLQATLALTQQERYKAALKSARAGMRRHKKHPDFPNFAAVALCSLGKKREAIPLYQKALALDPQFHKARRNLGMALVDIDQDEKAIKVLTKAVKNDPKDERSWMHLALAKRNLGDFEGAMEAVAKVLAISPQKEDALMLNADILDKADHISAALDAGRKALKIVPSNMVLLKLTAKLLSAQGMTDEALSLRHQAVALNPQRTDTLKALATQLLNLGRQEECRQVSLNVLKLDPTSFGSMEQLSLFQTKEQNAELRETLLSALAATKPQGPGRTSILFALAHIDRRAGETSSADGYYAQANRETALLTPYDGDQQALLTNNIISRYPGPMISESQTFPDPRPIYVVGLPRSGTTLTEVTLGAHPDVTPLGERKISKALATAFLNDLPLGPNELKELVDRQQENLPPLPADTRAYVDKMPENYRYIGVLKSAFGNARFINLRRDPRDVALSQWHGHFEKGAITYSYDLKAMAHQFNLYAEIMAHWHKVMPGEILDLSYEDLVSDIETSTKNIAEHCGLDWTPSMAQPHKHAGQVRTMSLHQVRQPVHSRSVRKWVKYEEMLAPFVAELDPNLWPEIR, encoded by the coding sequence ATGACTCTATTTACAGATTTACAGGCGACATTGGCCCTGACTCAGCAGGAACGCTACAAAGCCGCCCTCAAATCCGCACGTGCCGGGATGCGCCGACATAAAAAGCATCCGGATTTTCCAAACTTCGCGGCGGTGGCGCTGTGCTCCCTCGGTAAAAAGCGAGAGGCTATTCCCCTATACCAAAAGGCCCTAGCTCTTGACCCCCAGTTCCATAAGGCGAGACGCAACCTCGGCATGGCGCTGGTTGATATTGATCAAGATGAAAAAGCCATAAAAGTTCTAACCAAGGCCGTTAAAAACGATCCCAAAGATGAAAGGTCCTGGATGCACCTGGCTCTGGCCAAACGCAATCTGGGAGACTTTGAAGGAGCCATGGAAGCTGTTGCAAAGGTCCTCGCAATATCCCCGCAAAAAGAAGATGCGTTGATGCTCAATGCAGATATTCTGGATAAGGCTGATCACATATCAGCCGCATTGGATGCAGGTCGCAAGGCTCTCAAGATAGTCCCTTCAAACATGGTTCTCCTAAAACTAACGGCCAAACTTCTTTCGGCCCAAGGCATGACTGACGAGGCGCTCTCGCTACGGCATCAGGCTGTGGCCTTGAATCCACAACGTACTGATACCTTGAAAGCCCTGGCAACCCAGCTATTGAATTTGGGGCGGCAGGAAGAATGTCGGCAAGTTTCACTAAATGTCCTAAAGCTGGATCCCACCAGCTTCGGTTCGATGGAACAGTTGTCTCTCTTCCAAACTAAGGAACAAAATGCCGAGCTTCGGGAAACTCTTCTTAGTGCATTGGCTGCCACAAAACCCCAAGGCCCGGGTCGAACCAGTATTCTATTCGCACTGGCCCACATCGACCGGAGAGCCGGCGAAACGTCCTCTGCTGACGGCTATTATGCACAAGCCAACCGAGAAACAGCGTTGCTGACACCCTACGACGGCGACCAGCAGGCTTTGCTAACCAACAATATCATTTCCCGCTATCCTGGACCGATGATTTCTGAAAGCCAGACTTTCCCTGACCCAAGACCGATTTATGTTGTTGGACTTCCCCGTTCCGGCACGACGCTGACCGAGGTCACACTTGGAGCGCACCCTGACGTGACTCCGTTAGGTGAACGCAAGATTTCGAAGGCACTGGCCACTGCCTTTTTAAATGATCTTCCACTCGGTCCAAACGAACTGAAAGAGCTTGTAGATCGACAACAGGAAAACCTCCCCCCCTTGCCTGCGGACACGCGGGCCTACGTTGACAAGATGCCCGAAAACTATCGCTATATCGGCGTTCTGAAATCCGCTTTTGGAAATGCCCGTTTCATCAACCTTCGCCGCGATCCACGGGATGTGGCCCTGTCTCAGTGGCACGGGCATTTCGAGAAAGGCGCTATTACCTATTCATATGACCTAAAAGCGATGGCCCATCAGTTTAATCTGTATGCCGAGATTATGGCGCATTGGCATAAGGTCATGCCGGGTGAAATTCTCGACCTTTCGTATGAGGACCTTGTCAGCGACATCGAAACCTCCACCAAAAACATTGCCGAACACTGCGGGCTCGACTGGACGCCCTCGATGGCCCAGCCTCATAAACACGCAGGTCAGGTTCGAACCATGAGCCTGCACCAGGTCCGCCAGCCGGTTCACAGCCGCTCGGTCCGCAAATGGGTCAAGTATGAGGAAATGCTTGCGCCCTTTGTTGCTGAACTCGATCCAAATCTCTGGCCTGAGATCCGTTAA
- a CDS encoding bifunctional alpha/beta hydrolase/OsmC family protein, producing MPTQQITFPGHAGTQLAARLDLPEGPVLATALFAHCFTCSKDIPAARRIAGRLAAMGIAVLRFDFTGLGHSEGEFANTSFSSNVTDLIAAAQYLATRGMAPELLIGHSLGGAAVLRARGGIPSVKGVVTLGAPFDPGHVAHNFAGALDEIDTRGSAEVSLGGRPFTISRAFVEDIRSATLGTAIADLNAALLVLHAPQDAIVGIENAAQIFKAAKHPKSFVTLDGTDHLISRARDAEYAAEMIAAWAGRYIDLSPPAPPPGAPEGILRVSEVSPDGFLQDIQSGPDHHAYADEPLAYGGSNLGMSPYGFVSAGLGACTSMTVRMYARRKGWPLQGIRVEISHDKVHAQDATTGNPSRIDQFTRVVHLQGELSAEQRSRLLEIADKCPVHRTLEHGAKIVTRLQSHPAAA from the coding sequence ATGCCCACTCAACAGATCACCTTCCCCGGTCACGCCGGAACCCAACTGGCCGCCCGGCTGGACCTGCCAGAGGGCCCGGTGCTGGCCACCGCCCTGTTTGCCCATTGTTTCACTTGCTCCAAGGATATCCCAGCAGCGCGGCGCATTGCCGGCCGACTGGCGGCGATGGGGATCGCAGTGTTGCGGTTTGATTTTACCGGCCTGGGCCATTCAGAAGGCGAATTTGCCAATACCTCGTTTTCATCAAACGTCACCGACCTGATCGCCGCAGCGCAGTATCTGGCCACCCGCGGCATGGCCCCAGAATTGCTGATCGGTCATTCTCTGGGCGGAGCGGCGGTGCTACGCGCCCGGGGTGGCATCCCATCGGTCAAAGGTGTGGTCACCCTCGGCGCCCCGTTTGACCCTGGCCATGTGGCGCATAATTTTGCCGGCGCCCTGGATGAGATTGACACCAGGGGGTCCGCCGAAGTCAGTCTGGGAGGTCGGCCCTTTACCATCTCGCGGGCGTTTGTCGAGGACATCCGCTCTGCAACACTGGGCACCGCCATCGCTGATTTGAACGCGGCGCTGCTGGTGTTGCACGCACCGCAAGACGCGATCGTCGGCATCGAGAATGCGGCGCAGATCTTCAAAGCAGCCAAACATCCCAAAAGCTTTGTCACGCTGGACGGGACCGATCACCTGATCAGCCGTGCCCGAGACGCCGAATATGCCGCCGAGATGATTGCCGCCTGGGCGGGGCGCTATATCGACCTGTCGCCTCCGGCCCCGCCGCCGGGCGCACCCGAAGGTATTTTGCGAGTGAGCGAGGTCAGCCCAGATGGGTTTCTGCAGGATATCCAGTCCGGCCCGGATCATCACGCCTATGCCGACGAACCGCTGGCCTATGGCGGCAGCAACCTAGGCATGTCGCCCTACGGGTTTGTGTCGGCTGGTCTGGGCGCCTGTACCTCGATGACAGTCCGCATGTATGCCCGCCGCAAGGGCTGGCCCTTGCAGGGGATCCGTGTCGAGATCAGCCATGACAAGGTGCACGCCCAGGATGCCACAACCGGCAACCCCTCGCGCATCGACCAGTTCACCCGTGTTGTTCACTTGCAGGGAGAGCTCAGCGCCGAGCAGCGCAGCCGTTTGTTGGAGATCGCCGACAAATGCCCGGTACACCGCACTTTGGAACATGGGGCCAAGATTGTCACCCGACTGCAAAGCCATCCGGCTGCAGCCTAG
- the glnA gene encoding type I glutamate--ammonia ligase has translation MSADAILKTLKDEDVAYVDIRFTDVRGKLQHVTVDVDMVDEDFIEEGFMFDGSSIEGWKSIENSDMKLIMDTASAYIDPFYAEKTLCIHCSVVEPDTGEAYARDPRGTAQKAEAYLKSSDIGDVAYMGPEAEFFLFDDVRFSNTINKVSYEVDASDASWNTDTQYEMGNMGHRPGLKGGYFPVNPIDETQDLRSEMLSTMKRLGMKVDKHHHEVASCQHELGLVFDSLTKQADELQKYKYVVHNVAHAYGKTATFMPKPIYGDNGTGMHVNMSIWKDGKPLFAGDKYADLSDEALWYIGGILKHAKTLNAFTNPATNSYKRLIPGFEAPVLRAYSAQNRSGCIRIPWTESPKAKRVEARFPDPAANPYLCFSALLMAGLDGIKNKINPGEAMDKNLYDLPAEELEGIPTVCGSLREALDCLAADHDFLLQGDVFTKDQIESYIALKMEEVELFEHTPHPVEFGMYYSC, from the coding sequence ATGAGCGCAGACGCAATTCTCAAGACACTCAAAGACGAAGATGTCGCTTATGTTGATATCCGGTTCACCGACGTTCGCGGCAAGTTGCAGCACGTGACAGTCGACGTGGATATGGTCGATGAGGACTTTATCGAAGAAGGCTTTATGTTCGATGGCTCGTCAATCGAAGGCTGGAAATCGATCGAAAACTCGGACATGAAACTGATCATGGACACCGCCAGTGCCTATATCGATCCGTTTTATGCCGAGAAGACACTGTGCATTCATTGCTCGGTTGTTGAGCCCGATACAGGCGAAGCCTATGCGCGTGACCCGCGCGGCACCGCCCAGAAAGCCGAAGCCTACCTGAAATCTTCCGACATCGGTGATGTGGCCTATATGGGTCCCGAAGCTGAATTCTTCCTGTTTGACGATGTGCGCTTCAGCAACACGATCAACAAAGTGTCCTATGAGGTCGACGCTTCCGACGCCTCGTGGAATACTGATACCCAGTATGAAATGGGCAACATGGGCCACCGCCCCGGCCTCAAGGGCGGCTATTTCCCGGTCAACCCGATCGACGAAACCCAGGACCTGCGCTCTGAAATGCTGTCGACCATGAAGCGTCTGGGCATGAAAGTTGACAAGCATCACCACGAGGTCGCCTCCTGTCAGCACGAATTGGGCCTGGTCTTTGACAGCCTGACCAAACAGGCTGATGAGCTGCAGAAATACAAATACGTGGTCCACAACGTGGCCCATGCCTATGGCAAAACCGCGACTTTCATGCCCAAGCCGATCTATGGCGACAACGGCACCGGCATGCATGTGAACATGTCGATCTGGAAAGACGGCAAGCCGCTGTTCGCGGGCGACAAATATGCGGATCTGTCGGACGAGGCCCTGTGGTACATTGGCGGCATCCTGAAGCACGCAAAAACCCTGAACGCCTTTACCAACCCGGCGACCAACAGCTACAAACGTCTGATCCCAGGCTTTGAGGCCCCCGTTCTGCGCGCCTATTCGGCTCAGAACCGGTCGGGCTGCATTCGTATCCCATGGACCGAGTCGCCCAAGGCCAAGCGCGTCGAAGCCCGGTTCCCGGATCCGGCTGCCAACCCCTACCTGTGCTTTTCCGCCCTGCTGATGGCTGGCCTGGACGGCATCAAGAACAAGATCAATCCTGGCGAAGCCATGGACAAGAACCTGTACGACCTGCCCGCAGAAGAGCTGGAAGGTATCCCAACAGTCTGTGGCTCGCTGCGTGAAGCCCTGGACTGCCTGGCTGCGGACCACGACTTCCTGTTGCAGGGCGATGTGTTCACCAAGGACCAGATCGAAAGCTATATTGCCCTCAAGATGGAAGAGGTCGAACTGTTCGAGCACACGCCTCACCCGGTTGAGTTCGGCATGTACTACAGCTGCTAA
- the dddP gene encoding dimethylsulfonioproprionate lyase DddP, whose translation MTEHYRDIRKIDPSRGATLGDGSPNDNNRIEIGPSQLAMTEWSAAGLQLPNLDQMRKFRWQRLTQAITDRGYGGLLMFDPLNIRYATDSTNMQLWNSHNPFRAVLLCADGYMVIWDYKNSPFLSTFNPLVREQRSGADLFYFDRGDKVDVAADVFANEVRVLLQDHAGDNKRLAVDKIMLHGLRSLEAQGFEIMEGEEVTEKTRAIKGKDEILAMRCANHACETAVAEMEQFARANVGDGKTSEDDIWAVLHAENIRRGGEWIETRLLSSGQRTNPWFQECGPRITQQNEIISFDTDLIGSYGICIDISRSWWIGDQKPRPDMVYAMRHAHDHIMTNMEMLKPGVMIPELSASCHQLDDQFQAQKYGCLMHGVGLCDEWPLVAYPDKAVAGAYDYPLEPGMVLCVEACVGAVGGDFSIKLEDQVLITEDGYENLSTYPFDAALMGEA comes from the coding sequence ATGACCGAACACTACCGGGACATTCGCAAAATTGATCCCAGCCGCGGCGCCACGCTGGGCGACGGCAGCCCGAACGACAACAACCGGATCGAGATCGGCCCCAGCCAGCTGGCGATGACCGAATGGTCAGCCGCCGGGTTGCAGTTGCCAAACCTCGACCAGATGCGGAAGTTTCGCTGGCAACGGCTGACCCAGGCAATCACCGATCGTGGCTATGGTGGGCTGCTGATGTTCGACCCGCTGAACATCCGCTACGCCACCGACAGCACCAATATGCAGCTGTGGAACTCGCATAATCCGTTCCGCGCGGTGCTGCTCTGTGCGGATGGCTATATGGTGATCTGGGACTATAAAAACTCGCCCTTCCTGTCGACCTTCAACCCATTGGTGCGCGAGCAGAGATCCGGCGCAGATCTGTTCTACTTTGACCGCGGCGACAAGGTGGACGTGGCCGCAGATGTCTTTGCCAATGAGGTCCGGGTTCTGCTGCAGGACCACGCGGGCGACAACAAACGGCTGGCGGTTGACAAGATCATGCTGCACGGGCTGCGCAGTCTCGAGGCGCAGGGGTTTGAGATCATGGAGGGCGAAGAAGTCACCGAAAAGACCCGCGCCATCAAGGGCAAGGACGAGATCCTCGCCATGCGCTGCGCCAATCACGCCTGCGAGACCGCAGTGGCGGAGATGGAGCAGTTTGCCCGGGCCAATGTCGGGGACGGCAAAACCTCCGAGGATGACATCTGGGCCGTTCTGCACGCCGAAAACATCCGGCGCGGCGGCGAATGGATCGAAACCCGGCTGCTCTCTTCAGGCCAGCGCACCAATCCCTGGTTTCAGGAATGTGGCCCCCGCATCACCCAGCAAAACGAGATCATCTCGTTTGATACCGATCTGATCGGCTCTTACGGCATCTGCATCGACATCTCGCGCAGTTGGTGGATCGGCGACCAAAAGCCGCGCCCGGATATGGTCTATGCCATGCGCCACGCCCACGATCATATCATGACCAATATGGAAATGCTGAAACCGGGCGTGATGATCCCCGAGCTGAGCGCCAGCTGTCACCAACTGGATGACCAATTTCAGGCGCAGAAATACGGCTGCCTGATGCACGGGGTGGGCCTCTGTGATGAATGGCCGCTGGTCGCCTACCCGGACAAGGCGGTGGCCGGGGCCTATGACTACCCGCTGGAACCCGGAATGGTGCTCTGCGTCGAGGCCTGCGTCGGCGCGGTTGGCGGTGATTTCTCCATCAAGCTGGAGGATCAGGTGCTGATCACCGAGGATGGCTACGAGAACCTGTCCACCTACCCGTTTGATGCGGCGCTGATGGGCGAGGCCTGA
- a CDS encoding lytic murein transglycosylase, translated as MRLPLLTSLFCLCLAAPALTAPCGNTAAGFTAWKKDFARDARRAGVKTPGLQALQTAQYASRTIAADRNQKSFRYTLEKFMEIRGSTTIIAQGRKRKARNAGFYAALERKYGVPAGVLIAIHGMETAFGHFMGDSQIVPAITTLAYDCRRSDFFLPHAIGALKLVDQGAITPATRGAKHGELGHTQFLPGNALQYGVDWGGDGRVDFYDMADALASTANYLRKKGWKAGKGYQPGEPNYAVLKQWNAASVYQQSLAIMGAGIDR; from the coding sequence ATGCGTTTGCCCCTGTTAACATCCCTGTTCTGCCTCTGCCTCGCCGCTCCGGCCCTCACCGCCCCCTGCGGCAATACAGCGGCAGGATTTACCGCCTGGAAAAAGGATTTCGCCCGCGATGCCAGACGGGCGGGCGTGAAAACGCCAGGGCTGCAGGCGCTGCAGACGGCACAATACGCCAGCCGGACGATAGCAGCCGACCGCAACCAAAAGAGCTTCCGCTATACGCTGGAGAAGTTCATGGAAATTCGCGGCTCGACTACAATCATCGCCCAGGGGCGCAAACGCAAAGCACGCAATGCTGGTTTCTATGCCGCGCTGGAGAGAAAATACGGCGTCCCCGCCGGGGTGCTGATCGCCATTCACGGCATGGAAACCGCCTTTGGCCATTTTATGGGCGACAGTCAGATCGTTCCCGCCATCACCACATTGGCCTATGACTGCCGGCGGTCCGACTTCTTTCTGCCCCATGCCATAGGCGCGTTAAAGCTGGTGGATCAGGGGGCCATCACCCCGGCCACCCGGGGGGCCAAACACGGAGAGTTGGGCCATACTCAGTTTCTGCCGGGCAATGCGCTGCAATATGGTGTCGATTGGGGCGGCGATGGCCGGGTCGATTTCTATGATATGGCAGACGCCTTGGCCTCGACCGCCAATTACCTGCGCAAGAAAGGCTGGAAGGCGGGAAAAGGATATCAACCCGGAGAGCCAAACTATGCGGTGTTGAAACAGTGGAATGCGGCCAGTGTCTATCAACAGTCGCTGGCCATTATGGGCGCAGGTATTGATCGCTAA
- a CDS encoding carbohydrate-binding module family 14 protein has product MSTKFIVAAFVVLMSASTAIACSQHSQQVQSCGAGTVWNAETQSCTKQISG; this is encoded by the coding sequence ATGAGTACAAAATTTATTGTCGCCGCTTTTGTCGTCCTGATGTCAGCCAGTACGGCAATCGCCTGCTCTCAGCACAGCCAGCAGGTCCAATCCTGCGGGGCGGGGACGGTCTGGAACGCCGAGACCCAGAGCTGCACCAAACAGATTTCGGGCTAG